CTCCCGTAATATTAAGGCCCTTTCCCCACGTCATCAACGCCAAACGGTATGTACCTTGAGAGGCATTTTGGTGTGGATAGGGCGCCCCTTATCTCATAAAGACGGCATGCGACAGCACCGCGTTCAAATACCGCATCGTTTACGCCGGGATGAATGCAAAATGAAAGATATGATAAGCTTATTGGTAAACTTTACAAGAAGGTTTCCCTTTTACAACAAGACAGTATCGGCATGGCTTGGTACCTTGATAGCTTGTTGAGAGAGACAGCCAAATTACTTTTGCTATCTCCGATAATCGCTTCGACAAAAgagagtacatgtatgtatgggGTTTAAGCTTTTTGAGGTATATACCggtaattcttttttttcacgaAAAGGCTTTATCAAGGCTTGACTTATTAATAGAGTAATAAGGCCAAGGTTACAGTACAAGGGCTGAGTTTTAAGAGCAGCCTCCCACATCGCAAGCGGCAGCGCCTTTTATTGATATGGTATTTCGATGATCTGGCCTTTATTCGATGAGCGATTTATTGTTTAACGATTGTAAGCGAAGCTTGCCTGACCCGTAAGAGTACATTTACACAAGCATAGTAGGATGAGAAATAGATGAGAGGCATTTGAGGGCATCACGACTGGAAGGGTCTCCATAATTTTCATCACTCTTCTCCCAATTcagtcttcttttctttattttgtTTTCAAAGATGTCGTCAATCAAAATGTGGGCAATAGCGATGCTCatcttatttttctcttcgctTTGCTTGGCACAGCCCGGCGAGCATATCGACTGGCCTCGATGGTGCGGGAAGGCATACATGCCAGAGTAAACccgcccccttttttttgaACCTCGTCCATGGTCATATCTGACTTCATCAAAGATACCCCGATTTCAATCCTGGTGGCCAGCTTTTTCAGCCACACGTACAAAGAAATCTAACGCTAAACGTCCGCTTCAAGCCGCGATACAACATCTTCCTAGCCGATGAGTTTGAAGGTGAATTCTTTATTCATGCCGAAACGTCTGACTATCACGGCGTTCCGTGGCCGCACATggaggacgacgactttTACTATCCGTATGATGTCAACGCCACAAtctcggccacggccactGGCGAAGTGCTTGCCCAGGGCAGGCTTCGTGCGAGCTTCAATCTGCACAACGCCACCTCGGATCGTCCCATTTATCGGTTCAAGTTTGATCTTGGGAAATTCAAGCCAAGATTTGAGCCCTACGAGGTGACGTTGAAAGCCACGCCAATCAAAGTGCTCAGGGAAAAGGCGGAAGAGTACAAGCCGAGAAGGAATTACAGTTATCCCTTTAACCCACCCCGTCCGAGGAAGTCCTACCCGCTCGACCGGCACAGGCAGTACATTTTCAGTGCCAAGACCGAGATATACGTCCTGCCGAGCAAGCCAAAAGGCAACGTCGTCAGGATTGATAATCTGAGCGGCGGCTTGTTCTTGCGCAGCAGCCCGGGGAGCAAGTTTGAGCCCTTCTTTCCGTATGGATTCTACGCCCCCTGTGAAGGGTTTTTATGCGATGAGAATAGCGTTGCAAAGATTGAGGCATACCGTAGCCATGGTCTCAAATCAGTGGTGCCGATGATGCCTGCTTCAGCCACCTCGTGGAATGTCTATAAGTCTCTGGACTCTGCCGGTGTGAGATACATGTACGATTTGCGTCAACATTACAAGAACCACAGCGCGGTAAAGGAACAAGTCGAAGCCATCAAGGACTCGGATGGCCTCTACGCGTACTGGACCTTTGACCAGCCAGATGGCCACTCGGCAACTTACGCCCGTATGTGGAAAGCAAGCAGCCTGATCAAACAGCTTGACCCCTATCATCCGATCGCCGTCAGCCTTGGCTGCGACAACTATTACTTCGAGGAGTACACCAAGGCGGCCGACATCATCGTGGCAGATGCCCATCCCATCGGAGCCGGCGCGTCCAGATGGCAGACAAGTTGCAATGCGACCTACGGCAGCTGTGGTTGCGACAGCTGCAAAGGCAACGCGGCAGACGTCGCAATTCGGCTTTTCCATTTGGCACAATACGAGAGGTGGCTGAACCACTGGcccaagccaaagatgcAGAACCTGCAAACCGGTCCCAGCGGCGAGAAGTCCTTGCCCGTCAGTCCGAGCGCCGCCGAAGTCATCGCCATGAGCGCTCTCGCCCTCAACAACAACGCAAAG
This portion of the Trichoderma atroviride chromosome 6, complete sequence genome encodes:
- a CDS encoding uncharacterized protein (EggNog:ENOG41~SECRETED:SignalP(1-17)) yields the protein MWAIAMLILFFSSLCLAQPGEHIDWPRWCGKAYMPEYPDFNPGGQLFQPHVQRNLTLNVRFKPRYNIFLADEFEGEFFIHAETSDYHGVPWPHMEDDDFYYPYDVNATISATATGEVLAQGRLRASFNLHNATSDRPIYRFKFDLGKFKPRFEPYEVTLKATPIKVLREKAEEYKPRRNYSYPFNPPRPRKSYPLDRHRQYIFSAKTEIYVLPSKPKGNVVRIDNLSGGLFLRSSPGSKFEPFFPYGFYAPCEGFLCDENSVAKIEAYRSHGLKSVVPMMPASATSWNVYKSLDSAGVRYMYDLRQHYKNHSAVKEQVEAIKDSDGLYAYWTFDQPDGHSATYARMWKASSLIKQLDPYHPIAVSLGCDNYYFEEYTKAADIIVADAHPIGAGASRWQTSCNATYGSCGCDSCKGNAADVAIRLFHLAQYERWLNHWPKPKMQNLQTGPSGEKSLPVSPSAAEVIAMSALALNNNAKGVLPWAWPVDNATTALHEKFLRVMNRDIVNELLTRIPARKLRVKKKKELDVSYWVLNKTLMLSVVNLGKKSVRGPIVLNLPGIQPTKITTVLWGTAAWDHRELFKPMGMKLRIMAVDPLSTNIILSMLCCDDGPSHSGYYD